Proteins found in one Triticum aestivum cultivar Chinese Spring chromosome 4D, IWGSC CS RefSeq v2.1, whole genome shotgun sequence genomic segment:
- the LOC123098698 gene encoding UDP-glucuronate:xylan alpha-glucuronosyltransferase 2 isoform X2 produces MFNELRGRLRMGLVNIGRDELLALGVEGDAVGVDFDRVSDVFRWSDLFPEWIDEEEEDGVPSCPEIPMPDFSRYDDDGVDVVVAALPCNRTAVRGWNRDVFRLQVHLVAAHMAARKGRRDGAGRVRVVLRSECEPMMDLFRCDESVGREGDWWMYSVDAPRMEEKLRLPIGSCNLALPLWGPTGIHEVFNASDLTAVDAGSQRREAYATVLHSSDRYLCGAIVLAQSIRRSGSTRDMVLLHDHTVSKPALRALVAAGWIPRRIRRIRNPRAERGSYNEYNYSKFRLWQLTEYFRVVFIDADILVLRSLDALFRFPQISAVGNDGSLFNSGIMVLEPSACTFEALVRGRRTIRSYNGGDQGYLNEVFVWWHRLPRRVNYLKNFWANTTGERALKERLFRAEPAEVWSIHYLGLKPWRCYRDYDCNWNIDDQRVYASDEAHRRWWQVYDQMGEVMRGPCALSERRKIEIAWDRHVAQEIGYADEHWKINITDPRKWE; encoded by the exons ATGTTCAACGAGCTGCGCGGCCGGCTGCGGATGGGCCTGGTGAACATCGGCCGCGACGAGCTGCTGGCGCTGGGCGTGGAGGGAGACGCCGTGGGCGTGGACTTCGACCGCGTGTCGGACGTGTTCCGGTGGTCAGACCTGTTCCCGGAGTGgatcgacgaggaggaggaggacggcgtccCCTCCTGCCCGGAGATCCCCATGCCGGACTTCTCCCGGTACGACGACGACGGCGTGGACGTGGTGGTGGCGGCGCTGCCGTGCAACCGGACGGCGGTCCGGGGGTGGAACCGCGACGTGTTCAGGCTGCAGGTGCACCTGGTGGCGGCGCACATGGCGGCGCGGAAGGGGCGGCGCGACGGCGCCGGCCGGGTGCGCGTGGTGCTGCGGAGCGAGTGCGAGCCGATGATGGACCTGTTCCGGTGCGACGAGTCCGTGGGGCGGGAGGGGGACTGGTGGATGTACAGCGTCGACGCGCCGCGCATGGAGGAGAAGCTCCGGCTGCCCATCGGCTCCTGCAACCTCGCGCTGCCGCTCTGGGGGCCAACAG GCATCCACGAGGTGTTCAACGCGTCGGACCTAACAGCGGTGGACGCTGGCAGCCAGCGGCGCGAGGCGTACGCGACGGTGCTGCACTCGTCGGACCGGTACCTGTGCGGCGCCATCGTGCTGGCGCAGAGCATCCGGCGGTCGGGCTCCACCCGCGACATGGTCCTCCTCCACGACCACACCGTCTCCAAGCCGGCCCTCCGCgcgctggtcgccgccggctggatCCCGCGCAGGATCCGGCGCATCCGCAACCCGCGCGCGGAGCGGGGCTCCTACAACGAGTACAACTACAGCAAGTTCCGGCTGTGGCAGCTGACGGAGTACTTCCGCGTCGTCTTCATCGACGCCGACATCCTTGTCCTCCGCTCCCTCGACGCGCTCTTCCGCTTCCCGCAGATCTCCGCCGTGGGCAACGACGGCTCCCTGTTCAACTCCGGGATCATGGTGCTCGAGCCGTCCGCGTGCACGTTCGAGGCGCTCGTCCGCGGGCGGCGCACCATCCGGTCCTACAACGGCGGCGACCAGGGGTACCTGAACGAGGTGTTCGTGTGGTGGCACCGACTGCCGCGCCGGGTGAACTACCTCAAGAACTTCTGGGCCAACACCACCGGGGAGCGGGCGCTCAAGGAGCGGCTGTTCAGGGCGGAGCCGGCGGAGGTGTGGTCCATCCACTACCTCGGGCTCAAGCCCTGGAGGTGCTACAGGGATTACGACTGCAACTGGAACATCGACGACCAGCGCGTGTACGCCAGCGACGAGGCGCACCGGCGGTGGTGGCAGGTGTATGATCAGATGGGGGAGGTGATGCGGGGGCCGTGCGCGCTGTCGGAGCGGAGGAAGATCGAGATCGCGTGGGACAGGCACGTCGCCCAGGAGATCGGGTACGCCGACGAGCACTGGAAGATCAACATCACCGACCCCAGGAAGTGGGAGTAG
- the LOC123098698 gene encoding UDP-glucuronate:xylan alpha-glucuronosyltransferase 2 isoform X1 translates to MKTGAGEAVKSPMAGLRAGAIVKLNAAFLAFFFLVYMALLLHPKYSHILDRGASSLVRCTFRDACPSTSHLSRKPGGRSVAAANKVVATERIVNAGRAPTMFNELRGRLRMGLVNIGRDELLALGVEGDAVGVDFDRVSDVFRWSDLFPEWIDEEEEDGVPSCPEIPMPDFSRYDDDGVDVVVAALPCNRTAVRGWNRDVFRLQVHLVAAHMAARKGRRDGAGRVRVVLRSECEPMMDLFRCDESVGREGDWWMYSVDAPRMEEKLRLPIGSCNLALPLWGPTGIHEVFNASDLTAVDAGSQRREAYATVLHSSDRYLCGAIVLAQSIRRSGSTRDMVLLHDHTVSKPALRALVAAGWIPRRIRRIRNPRAERGSYNEYNYSKFRLWQLTEYFRVVFIDADILVLRSLDALFRFPQISAVGNDGSLFNSGIMVLEPSACTFEALVRGRRTIRSYNGGDQGYLNEVFVWWHRLPRRVNYLKNFWANTTGERALKERLFRAEPAEVWSIHYLGLKPWRCYRDYDCNWNIDDQRVYASDEAHRRWWQVYDQMGEVMRGPCALSERRKIEIAWDRHVAQEIGYADEHWKINITDPRKWE, encoded by the exons ATGAAGACCGGCGCCGGTGAGGCTGTCAAGTCGCCGATGGCCGGGCTGCGGGCCGGGGCCATCGTCAAGCTCAACGCCGCCTTcctcgccttcttcttcctcgtctacatGGCCCTCCTGCTCCACCCCAAGTACTCCCACATCCTCGACCGCGGCGCCTCCTCTCTGGTCCGCTGCACCTTCCGCGACGCCTGCCCGTCCACGTCCCACCTCTCACGGAAG CCGGGAGGAAGATCAGTGGCGGCGGCGAACAAGGTGGTGGCGACGGAGCGGATCGTGAACGCGGGGCGCGCGCCGACCATGTTCAACGAGCTGCGCGGCCGGCTGCGGATGGGCCTGGTGAACATCGGCCGCGACGAGCTGCTGGCGCTGGGCGTGGAGGGAGACGCCGTGGGCGTGGACTTCGACCGCGTGTCGGACGTGTTCCGGTGGTCAGACCTGTTCCCGGAGTGgatcgacgaggaggaggaggacggcgtccCCTCCTGCCCGGAGATCCCCATGCCGGACTTCTCCCGGTACGACGACGACGGCGTGGACGTGGTGGTGGCGGCGCTGCCGTGCAACCGGACGGCGGTCCGGGGGTGGAACCGCGACGTGTTCAGGCTGCAGGTGCACCTGGTGGCGGCGCACATGGCGGCGCGGAAGGGGCGGCGCGACGGCGCCGGCCGGGTGCGCGTGGTGCTGCGGAGCGAGTGCGAGCCGATGATGGACCTGTTCCGGTGCGACGAGTCCGTGGGGCGGGAGGGGGACTGGTGGATGTACAGCGTCGACGCGCCGCGCATGGAGGAGAAGCTCCGGCTGCCCATCGGCTCCTGCAACCTCGCGCTGCCGCTCTGGGGGCCAACAG GCATCCACGAGGTGTTCAACGCGTCGGACCTAACAGCGGTGGACGCTGGCAGCCAGCGGCGCGAGGCGTACGCGACGGTGCTGCACTCGTCGGACCGGTACCTGTGCGGCGCCATCGTGCTGGCGCAGAGCATCCGGCGGTCGGGCTCCACCCGCGACATGGTCCTCCTCCACGACCACACCGTCTCCAAGCCGGCCCTCCGCgcgctggtcgccgccggctggatCCCGCGCAGGATCCGGCGCATCCGCAACCCGCGCGCGGAGCGGGGCTCCTACAACGAGTACAACTACAGCAAGTTCCGGCTGTGGCAGCTGACGGAGTACTTCCGCGTCGTCTTCATCGACGCCGACATCCTTGTCCTCCGCTCCCTCGACGCGCTCTTCCGCTTCCCGCAGATCTCCGCCGTGGGCAACGACGGCTCCCTGTTCAACTCCGGGATCATGGTGCTCGAGCCGTCCGCGTGCACGTTCGAGGCGCTCGTCCGCGGGCGGCGCACCATCCGGTCCTACAACGGCGGCGACCAGGGGTACCTGAACGAGGTGTTCGTGTGGTGGCACCGACTGCCGCGCCGGGTGAACTACCTCAAGAACTTCTGGGCCAACACCACCGGGGAGCGGGCGCTCAAGGAGCGGCTGTTCAGGGCGGAGCCGGCGGAGGTGTGGTCCATCCACTACCTCGGGCTCAAGCCCTGGAGGTGCTACAGGGATTACGACTGCAACTGGAACATCGACGACCAGCGCGTGTACGCCAGCGACGAGGCGCACCGGCGGTGGTGGCAGGTGTATGATCAGATGGGGGAGGTGATGCGGGGGCCGTGCGCGCTGTCGGAGCGGAGGAAGATCGAGATCGCGTGGGACAGGCACGTCGCCCAGGAGATCGGGTACGCCGACGAGCACTGGAAGATCAACATCACCGACCCCAGGAAGTGGGAGTAG
- the LOC123098699 gene encoding probable leucine-rich repeat receptor-like protein kinase At2g28990: MPLPIAFLLPLFFLLAATVPSSRADAADAAPAVPQPRGFYINCGADKEVQVGSIKWVPDAGFIAVGNASAVNKPAILPVLATLRHFPDATARKYCYTVPAVKGSRYLVRTTYFYGGFDGGAEPPVFDQIVDGTLWSAVNTADSARRGMSTYFEMVAQAQGKSMSVCLARRPDTRSSPFISALELVDLEDSMYNTTDFDKYVLSTVTRSAMGAQGEIISYPDDQYNRYWAPFTDGNPTTESHSPIAPADFWNLPPARALKGAITTSRGKKLTVQWPPLELPFASYYVALYFQDPRTASPYSWRVFDVSLNGKDFFRGLNATAAGVMVYSNTIQLAGKTEILLTPNGTCPVGPLINAAEIYQIVPVGGRTATSDVGAMEDLARSLKNPPPDWAGDPCLPRQNSWTGVGCSDDSPVRVLSLDLKNRGLSGSLPDSIGNLTGMNTISLSGNKLSGPIPDFSSMQTLTALHLDGNQFSGPINPSLGNLTNLKELFLNNNNLSGLIPPSLKTKPGLVMRTEGNKLQ; the protein is encoded by the exons ATGCCACTCCCCATTgccttcctcctccccctcttcttcctcctcgccgccACCGTTCCCTCCTCCCGTGCcgacgccgccgacgccgcccccgcCGTCCCGCAACCCAGAG GGTTCTACATAAACTGCGGGGCGGACAAGGAGGTGCAGGTGGGGAGCATCAAGTGGGTCCCGGACGCCGGCTTCATCGCCGTCGGCAACGCCTCCGCCGTCAACAAGCCCGCCATCCTGCCCGTGCTCGCCACGCTGCGCCACTTCCCGGACGCCACCGCGCGCAAGTACTGCTACACCGTCCCCGCCGTCAAGGGCTCGCGCTACCTCGTCCGCACCACCTACTTCTACGGCGGCTTCGACGGCGGCGCCGAGCCCCCCGTGTTCGACCAGATCGTCGACGGCACCCTATGGAGCGCCGTCAACACCGCCGACAGCGCCCGCCGCGGCATGTCCACCTACTTCGAGATGGTGGCGCAGGCGCAGGGCAAGTCCATGAGCGTCTGCCTcgcgcgccgccccgacaccaggtCCAGCCCCTTCATCTCCGCCCTGGAGCTCGTCGACCTCGAGGACTCCATGTACAACACCACCGACTTCGACAAGTACGTCCTCAGCACCGTCACGCGCAGCGCCATGGGCGCCCAGGGCGAGATCATCAG CTATCCAGATGACCAGTACAACCGGTACTGGGCGCCGTTCACGGACGGCAACCCCACGACGGAGAGCCACTCGCCGATCGCGCCGGCGGACTTCTGGAACCTGCCGCCGGCCAGGGCGCTCAAGGGCGCGATCACCACCAGCCGGGGGAAGAAGCTGACCGTGCAGTGGCCGCCCCTGGAGCTGCCCTTCGCCAGCTACTACGTGGCGCTCTACTTCCAGGACCCGCGCACGGCCAGCCCCTACAGCTGGCGCGTCTTCGACGTCTCCCTGAACGGCAAGGACTTCTTCCGGGGGCTCAACGCGACGGCCGCCGGCGTCATGGTCTACTCCAACACGATTCAGCTGGCCGGGAAGACGGAGATCCTGCTCACGCCCAACGGGACCTGCCCCGTCGGCCCGCTCATCAACGCCGCCGAGATCTACCAGATCGTGCCCGTCGGCGGCAGGACCGCCACCAGCGATG TGGGTGCAATGGAAGATctcgcgaggagcttgaagaaccCGCCGCCGGACTGGGCCGGCGACCCCTGCCTGCCGCGGCAGAACTCGTGGACCGGGGTCGGTTGCTCCGACGACTCACCCGTGCGCGTCTTGTCACT GGATCTAAAAAATCGTGGTCTTTCAGGATCGCTTCCAGACAGCATTGGAAATTTGACTGGGATGAATACCAT TTCTCTCAGTGGCAACAAGCTCTCAGGGCCCATACCTGACTTCAGCAGCATGCAGACCTTAACTGCATT GCATCTTGACGGCAACCAGTTCAGCGGACCGATCAACCCGTCGCTGGGAAACCTCACCAATCTTAAGGAACT GTTCCTGAACAACAACAATCTCTCCGGACTGATACCACCAAGCCTGAAAACCAAGCCTGGACTTGTCATGAG GACTGAGGGGAACAAACTTCAATGA
- the LOC123098702 gene encoding putative dihydroflavonol 4-reductase — MRVVVTGATGYLGGRLCAALAGAGHDVRAFVRRTGDASGLPDAVELAYGDVGDADSLAAAFDGRDAVFHAAASVEPWLPDPSVFTAVNVRGLENVLTAAKRTPTVKKIIYTSSFFALGPTDGYVADETQMHKGKTFCTEYEKSKVLADRIALQAAAEGVPITIVYPGVIYGPGKLTTGNLVSRILIERFNGRLPGYIGDGYDRESFCHVDDVVSGHIAAMEKGRVGERYLLTGENLSFMHIFSMAANITNTKAPYFHVPLWLIEIYGWISVFISRITGKLPLISYPTVRVIRHQWAYSCEKAKRELGYNPRNLTEGLAEMLLWLKNEKLIKF, encoded by the exons ATGAGGGTGGTGGTGACGGGCGCGAcggggtacctgggcgggcgccTGTGCGCGGCGCTGGCGGGGGCGGGGCACGACGTGCGGGCGTTCGTGCGCCGCACCGGCGACGCGTCCGGCCTGCCCGACGCCGTCGAGCTCGCCTACGGCGACGTCGGCGACGCGGACTCCCTCGCCGCGGCCTTCGACGGGCGCGACGCCGTcttccacgccgccgcctccgtcgaGCCATGGCTCCCCGACCCCTCCGTCTTCACGGCC GTCAATGTGAGAGGGCTTGAGAATGTGTTAACAGCGGCCAAGAGAACGCCGACAGTAAAGAAGATCATATACACGTCGTCGTTCTTCGCACTTGGCCCAACAGATGGTTATGTCGCAGATGAGACACAG ATGCACAAAGGGAAAACATTTTGCACGGAGTATGAGAAATCAAAGGTTCTTGCAGATAGAATCGCATTGCAGGCAGCAGCAGAGGGGGTGCCAATAACCATTGTCTATCCAGGAGTCATCTATGGTCCTGGAAAACTTACAACTGGAAACCTTGTTTCCCGCATT TTAATTGAAAGGTTTAATGGCCGTCTACCTGGCTACATTGGAGATGGGTATGATAGAGAATCATTTTGCCATGTCGACGATGTTGTTAGTGGGCACATAGCAGCTATGGAGAAGGGCAGAGTGGGAGAAAGATATCTGCTCACCGGCGAAAACTTGTCATTCATGCATATTTTCAGTATGGCTGCTAATATCACAAACACAAAGGCCCCGTACTTCCACGTACCGCTCTGGTTGATTGAAATATATGGATGGATTTCAGTTTTCATTTCCCGCATCACTGGAAAGCTCCCTCTTATCAGTTACCCT ACAGTGCGTGTTATTAGACATCAATGGGCGTATTCATGTGAGAAAGCAAAAAGGGAACTAGGCTACAATCCAAGAAACTTGACTGAAGGTCTTGCTGAGATGCTTTTATGGCTCAAGAACGAGAAACTGATCAAATTTTAG
- the LOC123098700 gene encoding B3 domain-containing protein Os03g0184500 has protein sequence MAIEKKGMSAYEAERERTVEENKRKMEALNLRHLSAAVAPKTPSPMKHKRRRIIEAATPVPSPPRRSRRLAHIPEVKYADACAEVGEDSERVGRWSPRRRSGSIYLAGGGGGPISMKARMEAASKAEELESQLDPEFPSFMKRMLHSHVVRGFWLGLPSHFCDTYLPKNDCTITLVDEKDEEFESKYLAYKKGLSGGWAGFALDHVIRDGDSTVFQLIKPTTFKVHIIRAAVGDDDNEEME, from the exons atggcgaTCGAGAAGAAGGGGATGTCGGCGTACGAGGCGGAGCGGGAGAGGACGGTGGAGGAGAACAAGCGCAAGATGGAGGCGCTCAACCTGCGCCacctctccgccgccgtcgcccccaagACCCCCTCCCCCATG AAGCACAAGCGGCGCAGGATCATCGAGGCCGCGACCCCCGTCCCGTCGCCGCCGAGGAGGTCCCGCCGGCTCGCCCACATCCCCGAGGTCAAGTACGCCGACGCCTGCGCGGAg GTGGGAGAAGATAGTGAGAGAGTGGGAAG GTGGTCTCCTAGAAGACGAAGTGGCAGCATCTACTTAGCAGGAGGTGGAGGTGGACCAATTTCCATGAAAGCTAGGATGGAGGCAGCAAGCAAAGCTGAGGAGTTAGAATCACAACTTGACCCTGAATTTCCATCCTTCATGAAGCGGATGCTACATTCACATGTGGTGCGAGGGTTCTGGTTG GGTCTCCCAAGCCATTTCTGTGACACGTACCTGCCAAAGAATGACTGCACTATCACTTTGGTGGATGAGAAAGATGAAGAGTTCGAGTCCAAGTACCTTGCCTACAAGAAGGGGCTAAGTGGTGGCTGGGCTGGTTTTGCTCTGGATCATGTGATTCGGGATGGAGACTCGACGGTCTTTCAGCTGATCAAGCCTACAACCTTCAAG GTGCATATCATCCGAGCTgctgttggtgatgatgacaacgAGGAAATGGAGTGA